One segment of Pseudomonadota bacterium DNA contains the following:
- a CDS encoding PIN domain-containing protein: protein MRFLVDTNVLLAATIRQLPAHAECRAFAERLLGSSSPWCLSWVNIYEFLRVATHPRVFSRPLKWGEAVAAISPYLTQPRLEIIAETQDHLSVLERTAAEAGSVAGNFVHDCHLAALMREHDVRRVVTFDTHFRRFEHLEVVRPKDVLQ, encoded by the coding sequence GTGAGGTTCCTCGTCGACACGAACGTCCTGCTCGCGGCGACGATCCGGCAGCTTCCGGCGCACGCCGAATGCCGCGCCTTTGCCGAGAGGCTTCTCGGCTCGTCGTCACCGTGGTGCTTGAGCTGGGTCAACATTTACGAGTTCCTCCGCGTCGCAACGCACCCGCGGGTCTTTTCGAGGCCCCTCAAGTGGGGGGAGGCCGTCGCCGCGATCTCGCCCTACCTCACGCAACCGCGCCTGGAGATCATCGCGGAGACACAGGATCATCTCTCGGTGCTCGAGCGGACCGCGGCCGAGGCCGGGAGCGTCGCGGGCAATTTCGTCCACGACTGCCACCTCGCGGCTTTGATGCGCGAGCACGACGTGCGCCGCGTCGTCACGTTCGACACGCACTTCAGGAGGTTCGAGCACCTCGAGGTCGTGCGTCCGAAAGACGTATTGCAGTAG
- a CDS encoding glycine--tRNA ligase has product MSDDKKRRGTEELPVMQKVVSLCKRRGFVFQSSEIYGGLKSCYDYGPLGVELKRNVMAEWWRSMVHEREDVVGIDASIIMSPRVWQASGHVSGFSDPLVDCKLCKERFRADKAPVVEIGSEVTYRKEGKTIKGIADRKYVCPACGSPELSEERQFNLMFKTNLGPLESEDSTVYLRPETAQAMFVNFLNVQQTYRLQLPFGIAQQGKSFRNEITVEHFIFRSCEFEQMEMEFFCAPEDSDKWLDYWKDERFDWYVRLGCKKENLRLRAHEKDELAHYARGCYDVEYQYPWGWDELEGIANRTDYDLRKHQEASGKKLTFFDPNRPNPETGKQGMHFLPYVIEPAAGATRSVLMFLVDAYDEEPPSEGRAEGRVVLRLHPRLAPIKAAVLPLVKKDEWLTGKAREIVKEFWRGSVNSFYDEKDAIGRRYARQDEAGTPFCITVDGQTREDDTVTLRTRDDMRQERIKVADAVELVQRKIRE; this is encoded by the coding sequence ATGAGCGATGACAAGAAGAGGCGCGGCACCGAGGAGCTTCCCGTGATGCAGAAGGTGGTGAGCCTGTGCAAGCGGCGCGGGTTCGTCTTCCAGTCGTCGGAGATCTACGGCGGCCTGAAGTCCTGCTACGACTACGGCCCGCTCGGCGTGGAGCTCAAGCGCAACGTGATGGCGGAGTGGTGGCGCTCGATGGTCCACGAGCGCGAGGACGTCGTCGGGATCGACGCGTCGATCATCATGTCGCCGCGCGTTTGGCAGGCGTCCGGGCACGTGAGCGGCTTCAGCGATCCGCTCGTCGACTGCAAGCTGTGCAAGGAGCGGTTCCGCGCGGACAAGGCGCCGGTCGTCGAGATTGGGAGCGAGGTCACCTACCGCAAGGAGGGCAAGACCATCAAGGGGATCGCCGACCGCAAGTACGTCTGCCCGGCGTGCGGCTCGCCCGAGCTGAGCGAGGAGCGCCAGTTCAACCTGATGTTCAAGACGAACCTCGGGCCGCTCGAGTCCGAGGACTCGACGGTCTACCTGCGCCCCGAGACCGCGCAGGCGATGTTCGTCAACTTCCTCAACGTGCAGCAGACGTACCGGCTGCAGCTGCCGTTCGGGATCGCCCAGCAGGGCAAGTCGTTCCGCAACGAGATCACGGTCGAGCACTTCATCTTCCGCTCGTGCGAGTTCGAGCAGATGGAGATGGAGTTCTTCTGCGCGCCCGAGGATTCGGACAAGTGGCTCGACTACTGGAAGGACGAGCGGTTCGACTGGTACGTGCGGCTCGGCTGCAAGAAGGAGAACCTGCGGCTGCGCGCCCACGAGAAGGACGAGCTCGCCCACTACGCGCGCGGCTGCTACGACGTGGAGTACCAGTACCCGTGGGGCTGGGACGAGCTCGAGGGGATCGCGAACCGCACCGACTACGACCTGCGCAAGCACCAGGAGGCGTCGGGCAAGAAGCTCACCTTCTTCGATCCGAACCGGCCGAACCCCGAGACCGGCAAGCAGGGGATGCACTTCCTGCCGTACGTCATCGAGCCCGCGGCGGGGGCCACGCGCTCGGTGCTCATGTTCCTCGTCGACGCGTACGACGAGGAGCCGCCGTCGGAGGGCCGCGCCGAGGGCCGCGTCGTGCTGCGCCTGCACCCCAGGCTCGCGCCCATCAAGGCCGCGGTGCTGCCGCTCGTCAAGAAGGACGAGTGGCTCACGGGCAAGGCGCGCGAGATCGTCAAGGAGTTCTGGCGCGGGTCGGTGAACTCCTTCTACGACGAGAAGGACGCGATCGGGAGGCGCTACGCCCGCCAGGACGAGGCCGGCACGCCGTTCTGCATCACGGTGGACGGCCAGACGCGGGAGGACGACACGGTCACGCTGCGCACCCGCGACGACATGCGCCAGGAGCGGATCAAGGTCGCCGACGCGGTCGAGCTCGTGCAGCGGAAAATTCGGGAGTAG